The genomic window CGGCTGGGGGTGAAACAGTATCTGTCCAAGCCGGTGCAGGTGCTGGAACTGCTGGCGGCGGTAAAGACGGCGCTGGGAACGGTGGGGTAATATATCCGTAGCCCAGCCCTTAAGGGCTGGGCTACGTACCCTAATCAATAACGATTAAACAACCACAAAAGGTGACGTCATGAACCAGGATCCAAAGCCCAAAGTACTGGTGGCCGACGACGAACCCACCATAGTCAACTTTTTCATCGCCGCCTTAAGCGACCAGGGTTACGAGATCGAATCGGCCGCCAACGGTACCCAGGCGGTGGAAAAGGCCTTCAGTTTCCTGCCCGACATCATTTTACTGGATGTGGTGATGCCCGAGCTTAACGGTTTCCAGGTGACCGAAAAGCTTAAAGCCGATCCGGCCACGGCAGGCATTCCCATCATACTGGTGACCGGCCTGGGCAGCGTGGAGGACAAGGTGCAGGGACTGGAAAGCGGAGCCGACGACTTTTTGACCAAGCCCTTCAACCTTCAGGAAATGCTGGCCCGGGTGCATTCGCTGGTAAAACTGAAAAAACTGCAGGACCAGCTTAAGGAGATGAGCGCCCGCCAGCCGCTTCCGGTCCATGTGAAAAAGGTACTGGCCTCCTACCGCAGCCACATCCTGATAGTGGAGGACGATGAGCGGATAACCAACATCTGCAAATCCATATTGGGCACCGGCGGCTACGAAGTGGACATTGCGCCCGACGGCGAGGAGGCCCAGAAGTACCTGCGGGCCGCCATCCCCGACCTGATCCTGCTGGACCTGATGCTGCCGGGGATCAGCGGGCTGGACCTGCTGAAACAGCTGAAAGAGGACTCCGTCACCAAGGACATTCCGGTGATCATCATCACCGCCCTGGGCGACCTTAAGACCAAGGTCAAAAGCTTTTACATGGGGGTGGACGATTACCTGGTAAAGCCGGTCAATTCGCTGGAACTGCTGGCCCGGGTAAAGGCCAACATCAGAAAACACCTGGCCCAGCAGGAGCTGAAGTACAGCCTGGACGAGACCTTCCAACAGTCCATCACCGACCCGCTGACCGGGCTTTACAACCGCCATTACCTGGACACGGTGATGGACCGGGAGCTGGCATTGTTCAAGCGGCACGGCCGGATCTTTTCGCTGATGATCATGGACATAGACAACTTTAAACCCATCAACGACAATCTGGGGCATCTGTCCGGCGACCAGGTGCTGAGCGGGGCGGCCAGGATACTCAAGGACGAGATCCGGACCAGCGACCTGGCGGTGCGCTACGGCGGGGACGAGTTCATAGTGATATTTTCGGACACCAAGGAGGACCAGGCCATGAACATAGCCCAAAGGATAAGGGCGGCAGTTGAGCAGAAGAAGTTCCTAGAGGGCAGGGACCAGACGGCTTCGGTCAGCATCGGCCTGACCCAGGCCTCGGAACAGGACAAAAGCGGAGAGGACATAATAAAACGGGCCGATGAGGCCTTGTACCAGGCCAAAAGGGCGGGGAAGAACCGGGTGGTGTCGCTGTTTGGGAGCTGAGACCCAGCGTTTCCATTTTTTTCCCACTAAATCCACGAAAAAACCCGAAAACATTATAACCTTCTGACTAAATAATCAGTTCAGAGTATAAATGCCTCTCTCCTGATGGGCCAGCCTGACGAAGCAGTTTAGCGCAGTCAGGGGAGAGGCAGGGAGAGGGGTCAGCCAGCTCCGTCGGGCACTGAGACGCCGGACTGAGCAGTCCGGCAAGCTCACTGCACCCCCAGCCGAAGTCTTAGTCGAAGTGCGGCGGGGTTTTATTATTTCGCAAAAACTCTGCGTTGGGAAATTTGAACTCATCCCCTAGATCCCCTTCTCTTGATAAGAGAAGGGGGCGGGGGTTGAGTTTTTTTCACAAAAAATACAGAAAACTATTGACAAAATGAGTAAAATCAGTATAATTAGTAAAATAAGCATTGCTTTGAATAGGCTAAATATTCGTCAGATAAACGGCTTGCAAGGCAATATAGGTTAGAAATGAAAAAACAACAGGAGCAGTTATGGCCAAGATCCTGATAGTAGAAGATGATCCGGATATCACCAGGCTGATGGCCAGGCAGCTGAGTTTGGCCGGTCACCATGTGTTTGTGGCCATAGACGCTTATCAGGGTATTAATCAGGTGCGCAAGGAGCGCCCCGACCTGGTGGTACTGGACCTGAAGATGCCGGCCGGAGGCGGGATCAGCGTGCTTCGGTCCATCCGTACTTCCCTGCTGTATAATTTTACCCCGGTAGTGGTGGTGACGGCCCTGGAGGACCAGGAACTGAAAAAACAGGTAACCGAACTGGGCGTCAAGTCCTATCTTCAAAAACCGCTGGAGAACGGAACTCTGGTCCAGGCGGTCAAGGACGCATTGGAAAATTAGCTGGGTTCATCAAATCTTATAAACGTGATAGAACAACTAATTAATAATTACGATTATCTGGCCTTTGCCGCCGGAGCCGGCCTGCTGACAATAGGGTTGGCCATCTGGCTTGAGGCCAGCATTGCAAAGGTGCGGCTAACCGGCTGGCTCCCGGCTTTGGCGGTCTGCCTGACCGGAGGGTTGGCGTTATGGTTTGAATCGCTGGCTGATGGCCAGGGAACAACCATGGGTGTGGTGCTGATATTATTTATTATTACGGCTTCCTACGGACTTCTTTTGATCAGGGCGGTGATCAGGTTAAGGCAAGACGAGCCGGGATCAACCAGAATTAAGGGCGGCTACTTTCTGCTGTTTTACCTGGCGCTGGCCGCCGTAATTATTTTCGGCTATTTTACCGCCAATTATCTGGGACGGCAGGAAGAGGACGAGGTCAAGGCCACCCTGTTGCTTCAGTCCAAAGCGGCCGCAGCGGCGGTGAACATCAGCCGGGTAAAGACCCTGAAAGGCAATGAAAGCGACCTGAACAACCCGGACTATTTAAGGCTAAAAGATCAGCTAACCCAGATACGGCAATCGGACCTCCATTGCCGTTTTGTTTATTTAATGGCCATCAGGGCCGGGGACATAATATTTCTGGTTGACAGCGAACCGCCGGGGTCCCCGGATTATTCCCCGCCAGGCCAGACATACTCCGAAGCCAGCCAGATGTTGAAGGAAATATTTGCCAGCGGCCAGGCTGCCATTGAAGGCCCTTCCCATGACCGGTGGGGATACTGGGTCTCCGGATTTGCCCCGGTAAATCCAAGCCGGGAACAGACGGGAAATCTTGTGATAATGGGCCTGGACCTGGATGCCCAGCAGTTTCTTAAGGCTGTATCTGCCCAACGGCGGCAGGGGATAATAATAACGCTGATCTTGATATTGCTGTTATTCTCCTTTTTTGCCGGATTTACTTTTCTTAAATCCACGGCCAAAAAGCTGGAAACCTCGGAAAAACAGTTAAGGGTCGTCTTTGATCATGCCCCGGAAGGGATTTTCATTGTAGAGGCCCAAAGCCATAAAATCTTAAAGGCCAATCCCTACCTTTCAAACTGGCTGGGATATGATCCTGCCCAGCTGCTGAACCTTAGACTGGATGACATCATAGAGAAAGATGCCGCCGGAGTAGAGGATAACATTCAGACCGCCCTCAAACATGGCGAGGTCCGGGTGGCAGACCGGCGTTACCGCCGGTCCGACGGATCCACCGTTGAGGTAGAGGCCACCGGAGCCTACATCAAGTACCAGAATGACGACTGCATCCTGGCCTTTGTCAAGGATATCAGCCAACGGAAAAAAACGGAGCAGGCGCTGCTGGAAAAAAACAATACTATGAACGCCATCACCTTTTCGGCCCAGGATGCCATCATAATGATGGACCCGGAGGGAAAAATATCCTTTTGGAACCCGGCCGCCGAAAGCATTCTGGGATATCCCGGCAGTGAGGCGATGGGCAAGAACCTGCATCAACTGATAGCCCCGGAAAAATACCGGGACGCCCATGCCCAGGCCTATTCCCGGTTCCAACAAACGGGCCAGGGGAACGCGGTGGGAAAGAATGTGGAACTGCAGGCCATCCGAAAGGACGGGAAAGTGATAGAAGTGGAACTGTCGCTTTCGGCGGTAAAGATCGGCCAGGCCTGGAATGCAGTGGGCATTTTACGGGACATATCCGCCCGCAAGCGGTCGGAAGGGGAACTGCGGGAAAACGAGGAAAAATACCGCACCCTGTTCGATACCGCCGCCGACGCCATTGAATTGCTGGATCCCTCGGGAAATATCATGGACTGCAATAAGACCCACCACGGGCTGCTGGGATACAGCCGGGAGGAAGTGCTGGGCAGGGCATCATCTGATTTTTTAAGCCCGCTTGGCCGATCATCGGAACTGGAGCTTAGGAAAAGTTTGATGGCCACCGGGTACGCCGAAGGCGAAGTGGAGGCCAGGCGCAAGGACGGCCAGGGGGTGACCATCTGGCGCAAGGCCCAGGCCTTTTACGGTCCGCAGGAAAAGCTTGAGGGATTTGTGGTGTACAGCCGGGATATCACGGAAAAAAAGCAGGCCGAGATCGAGATCCAGCACCGGATAGCCTTTGAGGAGCTGATACTGGACATCTCCACCCGGTTCATAAACGTCAAGCTGGATGAAATTGACCGGGAGATAAACCATGCTTTGGAATTGATAGGGGGCTTTGTCTCGGCCGACCGCAGTTATATTTTCCAGATCACAAAATCCGGCGCCCTGATGTCCTGCACCTATGAATGGAGGGCTGAGGGGATAGAGCCGTTGCTGGAAACATCCAGGGACATTCCCTGCCGGGAATATCCCATGTGGATGGAAAGCCTGGGGGCCGGAAAGACCATCGTCATCCCGGACATTGAGCTGCTGCCCAAGGAAGCGGGAAACGAGAAAGCCATGTTAAAAAACCGGGGAGCCCGGGCCATAGTGGCTGTTCCTCTGGTGTTCAACGACCGTCTGGAAGGATTTTTAGGGTTTGAATATTTAAAACTGATCCCGGCCGGGATCGCCGGCCAGGCCAACGAACAGCTGCTGATGGTGGCCGGGCCGATAATAGTTAACGCTTTTTTGCTAAAACATTACCAGGCCGGACTGACCCAGGCCAGGGATGCCGCCGATGCGGCCAACCGCGCCAAGAGCGATTTTTTAGCCAGCATGAGCCACGAGATCCGCACCCCCATGAACGCCATCATCGGAATGTCCGAACTTCTGTCCGAATCCAGTTTGACCGAAGAACAGAGGCAGTATGTGGAAATATTCCGCAGCGCCGGGAACAATCTGCTGGGGCTGATCAACGACATCCTTGATATTTCCAAGATCGAGGCCGGGCAGATTGAACTGGAACAGGCCCCGTTCAGCCTGACCGAACTGATGGAGGGGGTAAGCGGGGTGATGGCGGTGCCGGCCCACCGCAAGGGTCTGGAGCTTTCCTGCCGGCTCGCCCCGGAAACACCTGTCAATCTGGTGGGCGACCAGGCCCGGTTGAGGCAGATAGTGGTCAATCTGGCCGCCAACGCCGTCAAATTCACCGAATCCGGCGAGGTGGCCATATCGGTGCGGCCGGCCAGCCTGGGTAAAAACACCTGCCGGCTTAACTTTCAGGTGCGGGACACCGGGATCGGGATCCCGGAGGGCAAGACGGAAAAGATCTTCGAGCGCTTTACCCAGGCCGACTCCTCCACCACCCGTAAATACGGGGGCACCGGGCTGGGCCTGGCCATCTGCAAGCAGCTGGCCGAGATGATGGGCGGCAGGATCTGGGTGGAAAGCCAGCCGGGCCGGGGCAGCGTTTTTGCCTTTGAGGTGGATCTGGGGATCTCCGATTCGGCGGTCTACGGAGCCAGCCCGGAAGAAACCCCCACCATAGGACTGCGCAGCCTGGTGGTGGATGATAATTTCACCAATCGCAAGATCCTGCAGGAGACCATGGAGGGCTTGGGTTCCCTGGTGGTCACCGCCGCCGACGGACTGGAAGCCCTGAAGATATTGGATGCAGCGGCGGCGGCCAATGAATCGTTTGACCTGATCCTGCTGGATAACCGGATGCCGGGGTTGTCGGGATTTGAGGTGGCCGAAAAAATAAAAAGCATCAAGGGTCTGCCAGAAGTGCAGATGATGATGCTGACCTCGGAAACGGGTCCGGGGGACATTGCCCGGGCCAGGCAGACCGGGATCAGCGGGTATCTGGTGAAACCGGTCAAGAAAGCCGACCTGCAGAAAGCCCTGTCCAAACTGCTGGTCAAAGATCCAAAGGTCCAAGACAGCATTCCGCCCGCACCGGTAATAATGCCTGAAGGCGCTACCGAAAACAGAAGAATATTGGTGGTGGACGATTCCGAAGACAATCTCTTCCTGCTCCAGGCCTTTTTAAAGAAGCTGCCCTACCATCTGACCACGGCTCACAACGGACAGGAAGCGGTGGATCAATACCAGTCGCAGAGATTCGACATCGTTCTGATGGACATGCAGATGCCGGTGATGGACGGCTATACAGCGGTCAGCAAGATAAGGGAGCTGGAACGGACCGGCCACAAGCAACGGGTGCCGGTGATAGCCCTGACCGCCCACGCCATGAAGGAAGACGAGGCCAAGACCCTGGCGGCCGGATGCGACGCCTATATTTCCAAGCCGATAGCCAAG from bacterium includes these protein-coding regions:
- a CDS encoding PAS domain S-box protein — its product is MIEQLINNYDYLAFAAGAGLLTIGLAIWLEASIAKVRLTGWLPALAVCLTGGLALWFESLADGQGTTMGVVLILFIITASYGLLLIRAVIRLRQDEPGSTRIKGGYFLLFYLALAAVIIFGYFTANYLGRQEEDEVKATLLLQSKAAAAAVNISRVKTLKGNESDLNNPDYLRLKDQLTQIRQSDLHCRFVYLMAIRAGDIIFLVDSEPPGSPDYSPPGQTYSEASQMLKEIFASGQAAIEGPSHDRWGYWVSGFAPVNPSREQTGNLVIMGLDLDAQQFLKAVSAQRRQGIIITLILILLLFSFFAGFTFLKSTAKKLETSEKQLRVVFDHAPEGIFIVEAQSHKILKANPYLSNWLGYDPAQLLNLRLDDIIEKDAAGVEDNIQTALKHGEVRVADRRYRRSDGSTVEVEATGAYIKYQNDDCILAFVKDISQRKKTEQALLEKNNTMNAITFSAQDAIIMMDPEGKISFWNPAAESILGYPGSEAMGKNLHQLIAPEKYRDAHAQAYSRFQQTGQGNAVGKNVELQAIRKDGKVIEVELSLSAVKIGQAWNAVGILRDISARKRSEGELRENEEKYRTLFDTAADAIELLDPSGNIMDCNKTHHGLLGYSREEVLGRASSDFLSPLGRSSELELRKSLMATGYAEGEVEARRKDGQGVTIWRKAQAFYGPQEKLEGFVVYSRDITEKKQAEIEIQHRIAFEELILDISTRFINVKLDEIDREINHALELIGGFVSADRSYIFQITKSGALMSCTYEWRAEGIEPLLETSRDIPCREYPMWMESLGAGKTIVIPDIELLPKEAGNEKAMLKNRGARAIVAVPLVFNDRLEGFLGFEYLKLIPAGIAGQANEQLLMVAGPIIVNAFLLKHYQAGLTQARDAADAANRAKSDFLASMSHEIRTPMNAIIGMSELLSESSLTEEQRQYVEIFRSAGNNLLGLINDILDISKIEAGQIELEQAPFSLTELMEGVSGVMAVPAHRKGLELSCRLAPETPVNLVGDQARLRQIVVNLAANAVKFTESGEVAISVRPASLGKNTCRLNFQVRDTGIGIPEGKTEKIFERFTQADSSTTRKYGGTGLGLAICKQLAEMMGGRIWVESQPGRGSVFAFEVDLGISDSAVYGASPEETPTIGLRSLVVDDNFTNRKILQETMEGLGSLVVTAADGLEALKILDAAAAANESFDLILLDNRMPGLSGFEVAEKIKSIKGLPEVQMMMLTSETGPGDIARARQTGISGYLVKPVKKADLQKALSKLLVKDPKVQDSIPPAPVIMPEGATENRRILVVDDSEDNLFLLQAFLKKLPYHLTTAHNGQEAVDQYQSQRFDIVLMDMQMPVMDGYTAVSKIRELERTGHKQRVPVIALTAHAMKEDEAKTLAAGCDAYISKPIAKQKLLDTISRYLGEPLT
- a CDS encoding diguanylate cyclase, translated to MNQDPKPKVLVADDEPTIVNFFIAALSDQGYEIESAANGTQAVEKAFSFLPDIILLDVVMPELNGFQVTEKLKADPATAGIPIILVTGLGSVEDKVQGLESGADDFLTKPFNLQEMLARVHSLVKLKKLQDQLKEMSARQPLPVHVKKVLASYRSHILIVEDDERITNICKSILGTGGYEVDIAPDGEEAQKYLRAAIPDLILLDLMLPGISGLDLLKQLKEDSVTKDIPVIIITALGDLKTKVKSFYMGVDDYLVKPVNSLELLARVKANIRKHLAQQELKYSLDETFQQSITDPLTGLYNRHYLDTVMDRELALFKRHGRIFSLMIMDIDNFKPINDNLGHLSGDQVLSGAARILKDEIRTSDLAVRYGGDEFIVIFSDTKEDQAMNIAQRIRAAVEQKKFLEGRDQTASVSIGLTQASEQDKSGEDIIKRADEALYQAKRAGKNRVVSLFGS
- a CDS encoding response regulator, with product MAKILIVEDDPDITRLMARQLSLAGHHVFVAIDAYQGINQVRKERPDLVVLDLKMPAGGGISVLRSIRTSLLYNFTPVVVVTALEDQELKKQVTELGVKSYLQKPLENGTLVQAVKDALEN